In Planctomycetia bacterium, one genomic interval encodes:
- a CDS encoding sensor histidine kinase, translating to MFGQNQRLLNWELSSPRATWVIVLAVISFAEYLIMRLLSHIVGSSSSLLTAAVVDSVLLTVIAAPLLWLTIVRPLRQAARARERFVDNLFGAIEDERRRIAHEVHDGVGQSVMLLISGLRSLSQAGQPDETRRKERELLSYAQQALADLKRVSLGLRPSLLDDFGLKPAIEHLVAEVQAHSSLKVRVDLEAVAERRFGDDVETHLYRIVQESLNNIVKHAAAANVELLMMRDGESLRLEINDDGIGIELTRLDGALRSGGHLGMIGMRQRAKLLGGEFAVDPNGGRGTRIIVSLPFPRIAS from the coding sequence ATGTTCGGACAAAATCAACGCTTGCTCAATTGGGAACTCTCTTCTCCTCGAGCGACTTGGGTCATCGTCTTGGCGGTGATCTCGTTCGCTGAGTACCTCATCATGCGATTGCTGTCGCATATCGTGGGTAGTTCCTCCTCTTTGCTTACGGCCGCCGTCGTTGATTCCGTCCTCCTTACCGTGATCGCCGCGCCACTTCTTTGGTTAACGATCGTCCGCCCGCTACGACAAGCGGCTCGGGCTCGCGAGCGCTTCGTCGACAATCTATTCGGAGCGATCGAGGATGAACGCCGGCGCATCGCACACGAGGTGCACGATGGTGTGGGGCAATCGGTCATGTTATTGATCTCCGGCCTGAGGTCGTTGTCGCAGGCCGGACAACCGGACGAAACGCGGCGAAAGGAGCGTGAGTTGCTTTCCTATGCCCAGCAAGCACTCGCCGACCTCAAGCGCGTATCGCTCGGGCTTCGACCGAGCCTACTGGACGACTTCGGATTGAAGCCGGCGATCGAACATTTAGTCGCCGAGGTTCAGGCCCATTCGTCGCTTAAGGTGCGCGTCGATCTGGAGGCCGTTGCCGAGCGGCGATTCGGAGACGACGTCGAAACTCATTTGTATCGCATCGTCCAGGAATCGCTGAATAATATCGTTAAGCACGCCGCAGCCGCCAACGTCGAACTCCTCATGATGCGCGACGGCGAATCCCTTCGTTTGGAAATCAACGACGACGGTATCGGCATCGAGCTGACTCGCTTGGACGGCGCATTGCGATCCGGCGGGCACCTGGGAATGATCGGGATGCGACAACGCGCAAAGCTGCTCGGCGGAGAGTTTGCCGTCGATCCAAACGGCGGGCGAGGCACTCGGATCATCGTGTCGCTTCCCTTTCCGCGAATCGCCTCATGA
- a CDS encoding response regulator transcription factor, which produces MKKTRIMLVDDHKVLRSGLKLLLDAQSDMEVVAEADDAKHVLTTAGRSSPDVVLLDLTLPNGGGLALIEPLTESSPTPRVIVLSMHNDPAYVRSALAAGATGYTVKSISEQALLSAVRDVARGRVIIDLDDDALTANVFQALTRGHGGTLSGIAKLSDRELEVLRLLGRGLTNQVVAEQLDVSPKTVATYRARIGQKLGLKTTAEFVKYAQELKP; this is translated from the coding sequence ATGAAAAAAACACGGATCATGCTCGTCGATGATCACAAGGTCCTGCGCAGCGGACTCAAATTGTTGCTCGACGCCCAAAGCGACATGGAGGTCGTCGCGGAGGCTGACGATGCCAAGCACGTGCTGACGACGGCGGGACGCTCGAGTCCGGATGTCGTTTTACTCGACCTAACGCTTCCGAACGGCGGCGGCTTGGCACTGATAGAACCGTTGACGGAGTCCTCTCCGACTCCGCGCGTGATCGTGCTTTCGATGCACAACGATCCTGCTTACGTGCGTTCGGCATTGGCAGCCGGCGCTACCGGATATACGGTCAAATCCATCTCCGAGCAAGCGCTGCTTAGCGCCGTACGTGACGTCGCGCGAGGACGAGTCATTATCGATCTCGATGACGATGCGTTGACCGCGAACGTTTTTCAGGCCCTGACTCGCGGTCATGGCGGAACGCTTTCCGGGATTGCGAAGCTGAGTGACCGAGAGTTGGAAGTGTTGCGGCTTCTCGGACGCGGGCTCACAAACCAAGTCGTCGCTGAACAGCTGGACGTCAGCCCCAAAACGGTGGCGACCTACCGCGCTCGAATCGGCCAGAAGCTCGGGCTCAAGACGACCGCCGAATTCGTCAAATACGCCCAGGAACTAAAGCCGTAG
- a CDS encoding BON domain-containing protein yields the protein MSQSATLPAREHPIKEKHDPEVTAPLLTQSLEDQHLAERVERALRARGYRALHAVRASVRARVVVLRGRVSSYYLKQIAQATALAVSGTHEIRNDVDVVQPK from the coding sequence ATGAGCCAGTCTGCCACGCTTCCCGCGCGCGAGCATCCCATTAAGGAGAAGCACGATCCTGAGGTGACCGCGCCGCTCCTGACGCAGAGCCTGGAAGACCAACACTTGGCTGAGCGAGTCGAACGTGCCCTGCGTGCCAGGGGCTACCGAGCACTGCACGCGGTTCGGGCCTCCGTCCGCGCTCGAGTCGTAGTTCTCAGGGGACGAGTCTCCAGTTACTACCTAAAGCAAATCGCGCAAGCGACCGCCTTAGCTGTTTCCGGAACGCATGAGATCCGCAACGACGTGGATGTCGTGCAACCAAAGTGA